One genomic region from Homalodisca vitripennis isolate AUS2020 chromosome 6, UT_GWSS_2.1, whole genome shotgun sequence encodes:
- the LOC124365318 gene encoding RB1-inducible coiled-coil protein 1-like — protein sequence MCSLFCVNRVSVLQEHIFNVTKIPINKQVLLVSGGIALLPTQRVCAYPVGTDTNPIFLYNKQYYLHPGSTVPLDLMVLEDGPELSDLQDEVDEGLALGDSMNALVLRAHLAFRLCGMSQVALQACQRLVHEQHLQHQGFMIAIANMSLTVPGAKSKTEEFLTVLQEFLEKKPHYLQLIETLEEVEATLANIPLLPSLAKQVSQDPMTSISSCKDIEEQRDNMTLLDWLQARGSGDTVQQLSQTCMRDIQQFTEETVSNIQTPLTKLMVSFGDKNMRTIQGLPERFSGLDKLLNKLSCLVKEQGDLAEAMDMNSRKANMLGDTSILPDLCMSHRRQLIIMQRNHGKIMEINWRVDHAKREMIKILNGRLKWTYSVQCQMAALLEHTHMSSSGLATLKEKLNLVQQIHTVPRLYFTAVEEVVRRRKFSCTFLKWANGISSQLSSIHAAEVDKRELFQALFKDHILSSLFPGLQDFPPPFATQAPEPFDTKLPKLELDNVKMLNEDMIPDFSTPVSLPDFKALSQFFQSNCIISPKKPKEEECLLEEERAIEQPLESQPSGPELELINSLEYTENRVDCKEDEVSQLHQTKEQVQKFIATVRNDLGFVEGMPSQ from the exons ATGTGTTCACTGTTTTGTGTCAACAGAGTGTCCGTACTACAGGAACACATTTTTAACGTGACCAAGATCCCCATAAACAAGCAAGTATTGCTAGTGAGTGGGGGGATAGCACTCTTGCCAACCCAAAGAGTGTGCGCATACCCTGTCGGCACTGATACCAACCCGATCTTCCTGTACAACAAACAATACTACCTCCATCCAGGCAGTACAGTTCCTCTCGACCTGATGGTTCTTGAAGACGGACCAG AATTGTCAGATTTGCAGGATGAGGTGGATGAAGGATTGGCACTTGGAGACAGCATGAATGCTCTTGTCCTTCGGGCACATCTGGCTTTCCGCCTCTGCGGGATGTCTCAAGTAGCCTTGCAAGCATGCCAGCGCCTGGTGCACGAACAACACCTTCAACATCAGG GTTTCATGATTGCAATCGCCAACATGAGTCTTACAGTGCCAGGTGCCAAATCTAAAACAGAGGAGTTCCTGACCGTGCTCCAGGAGTTTCTGGAAAAAAAGCCACACTATTTACAACTGATAGAAAC TTTGGAAGAGGTGGAAGCTACGTTGGCCAACATTCCTCTGCTGCCGAGTCTGGCAAAGCAAGTCTCCCAGGACCCTATGACCTCCATCTCCAGCTGCAAGGATATTGAAGAGCAGAGGGACAACATGACACTACTCGACTGGCTGCAAGCGCGTGGTTCCGGTGACACCGTCCAACAACTCTCGCAGACTTGCATGAGAGACATTCAACAG ttcaccgaAGAAACTGTCTCCAACATACAGACGCCTCTTACAAAGTTGATGGTCAGCTTTGGGGACAAAAACATGAGGACTATCCAAGGCCTTCCAGAGAGGTTTTCTGGTCTTGACAAACTCCTCAATAAACTCTCTTGTCTTGTGAAGGAACAGGGAGACCTCGCAGAG GCTATGGATATGAATTCCCGAAAAGCCAACATGCTGGGAGACACATCCATTCTGCCAGACCTGTGCATGAGTCACCGGCGCCAGTTAATTATAATGCAGAGAAACCATGGGAAAATCATGGAGATTAACTGGCGCGTGGATCATGCAAAGAGGGAGATGATCAAGATCCTGAATGGACGTTTGAA ATGGACATACAGTGTTCAGTGCCAGATGGCAGCATTATTAGAACACACTCACATGAGTTCCTCCGGGTTGGCGACACTGAAGGAAAAGCTAAACTTAGTTCAGCAGATCCACACTGTCCCTAGGCTCTATTTCACAGCTGTGGAAGAAGTCGTACGCAGGAGAAAATTCTCTTGTACATTTCTTAAG TGGGCCAATGGAATCTCTAGTCAACTAAGCTCAATTCATGCAGCTGAAGTTGACAAACGTGAGCTCTTCCAGGCCCTATTTAAAGACCACATTTTGAGCAGTCTCTTTCCTGGACTACAAGACTTTCCTCCACCTTTTGCAACCCAGGCTCCAGAGCCATTTGATACCAAACTACCCAAG CTGGAATTAGACAATGTAAAGATGCTAAATGAAGATATGATCCCAGATTTTTCCACACCAGTTTCTTTGCCTGATTTTAAAGCCCTTTCTCAGTTCTTTCAGTCAAACTGTATTATAAGCCCAAAGAAACCAAAGGAGGAGGAATGCTTG TTGGAAGAAGAGAGAGCAATAGAACAACCCTTGGAGAGCCAACCCTCTGGACCTGAACTGGAATTAATAAACTCGCTAGAGTATACCGAGAATAGAGTAGATTGCAAGGAAGAT GAAGTGAGTCAGCTGCACCAGACGAAGGAGCAAGTACAGAAATTCATAGCCACCGTGAGGAATGATCTTGGTTTCGTTGAAGGAATGCCTTCACAGTGA